Part of the Tenebrio molitor chromosome 4, icTenMoli1.1, whole genome shotgun sequence genome, gcaagcattcggggcacttttccagattccgcattattatcggaaattttcgcattgtaaattaaaaatgttattttatgttaaattttaataaatcttgatacttttgtcatttctactaaatagaacgtttacctcaggttatctatgtacgattgctctaattttgttcattcatgtcggatttttggaatatctgagcttcaaacagtttaaattgattgtcaaaatgacaagaatcgaaagtggggttacgattcctaaaggtttatttacagtttacttgaatgtcaagaaagtgacggccaaaattttttggccgccacaGTACAATCAccgtattatttatttatatgaaaattaagttattaactgttaattgATATAATGATTATATAGATGCCACAAAACCATGTTATTATAATGCAGTATACACTCACCATCAGTAAGACTCTCTTGTGTGtcgtacggtcggtggacaaataaaactgggacacttaaaatttaatctgtgtaaatcagaccattgaatcgtcaatatacagggtgtttgaaaattgctagtacaaaaaaaaaactgtggcatctggaagccctaagaaatccaagaaaccaatttttaattttttaaaacaaaatggataaagtaaccctatccctgcatattctacgcctcaggcggggcaatattttttaaaccttggtaaccaagcgtgataatgaaggactatacaacaatatgaaaaatttatatttttttgcaagatcttggcaaccacagattgacagtttaagaacatcaaattttttatttcattattgctAAACAACGTGAAgtatctttttaaaataccttaactcagtgctgcactaacaattttaacccaatttttagtcatttttatctcgaaaactagaggatttttattagaatttttttttgccgatgacttcaactcaccatcaccaattaccagttttttttttgtactagcaattttcaaacagcctgtatttgtcagtgtctatataatatgtcataccaaagttaacctatttgtgataaagccgtaattaaacgatgcaaatttgtaaattttgacttacgtgattgtcatttttgtcccagttttatttgtccatcgactgtacctcAGAAACGAAGgtacaattattttcttctacAGTAAACAATAACTTAGGGGGCGGTGAAAACAATGTTGTGACGTAATTTTCATCgtgttttcgttttaattttcgCTGGCCACGTCCAAGATTCTCCCACAAAGTTCAATACgttcattatttttgaatacTGTAACTATGTTAAGTTCCTTCTTGCGGCccttaatacagggtgtcccagaactcgcggatcaaattgaaactgtatattccttgatggtaatgaaggtaaaaaacgtttagaaaaatattcagggtgcaccagctttttagttatgaattaatcaaattgaccaatagagctcgatctaattttccctttatgagaaaattgagtaccttccctcaattgccaagcaacgtataattcgatgaataataaaattattttcaatatttatctggtcaacttgtcgaagcagacgtcaaaagtgacagctacttttgaaataaccaaaaatgggataattcCGCCAAAAGCAGGTGAACAAATGTATAGAATCTAAATCAGGGAACGtaagaagtttcttcttccggcaatgaatgaaatatggtttgttatgagtgaaaatttccagagcaattgtaaccttgaggggtatgggaaattgacgggagggatatgatgaattgaacctttgttgatggaaggtaaaatggcgacgtagcgtcaagtgagCAGTACatattactaccttaaaaatcttagtaaaaagtgaaatatgcagggcctgtgaagtgaatcggaatcacaagaaatttatcctgactcctgtggatacactctgcatctgcaacgtatttgcgcagctacacgagcgggactcgtcatcgttgaaatgaaagaaaagacttttaggaacattcttgacattgcaaaaaaagctggagtcacacgtaggttttgaataacagatcaagcatagtggcagttctgaaagaaagaagacaaaactggattgaactaacctatttattttagcatcattattagtgaaaatttaagatcaaattttataactaaacgatgtagaatgcaacaaatgaaataagaaacatgcaaaataaaaagaataatttataacaagtgttcaaaatgaccacctttcatctgaaggaataggcgagctcgttttattaaattttcccttgccagtctaagcatattaggaataacagtagccagtgtttcgtgaatttggtcatttagttcttctaaaatattgataggttcgcggtaaatatagttcttcaaatatacttcttctaccgtcgtcatcaaaggactgaagaacagcatcttcagtctctggcgttctaacttctcgcgcgggaccaccaatttcttgtcaggtaggcaccaaggacccagCACAGGAACCCAGTGTCTCGAGCACGGTACACCGAccgtagaaatacgttataacttggatgtggcaaacgtcgtggaaaacgtattgcatattcccttgcatcctcacgtgcattgcgccagcactctccataaattatgagcatttcggtatactctgcagctgtatacatgatttcaatacgaagtttgacaatttcgaatcaaataataacttgacgttgtcaaaatcttcacagttgcccaaacatttacttgaaattccataccattcttactagaattatgttgctaggcaattcaaacctttggttaaatttacgtgaaattcaaattaacagcgtccttctgattggttaactttaattattcattacaaaaaatcgattataccctgtccttttttttaaacgctattgctttcagttatcactaaggaaaacgcactgtaagtttgatccgcgagttctgggacggTTATACATTCATCGCGAAAACGTGAATGTTACATTGGGTGGTCACTTACATCGCATTGTGACATTTGtgttataacctaaaatatggaatataccgggtgaccaagaaggactgtttaagttggcaatacaattaagaaaatttttatttataacactgcaactggatatgttttgttggtttatttgacaaatatctaatataggtatagcattaacaacgacaagccaccaacaaccggaagttactcctgttatacgatttaaaatacgatccagtgttaccaacttaaacagtccttcttgatcaccccgtatatcGAATAGGTGCTCTGTATACATTTAACTAACAATGGATACAGCTGATGGAAATACCATCGTTTTTGGTCAAAAAAtaagctgttcaaaatgtataaaaaaacgTTGACTATTTGCATAATCGTTGAAGGTACCAAATCAAAACGATCGGCTATTGCAAGCAAAGTATCCTGTTTAGATAAGTACCAGAGGAACACCAATAAAGATTTCTCAGGTTGCACTGGATAATTTCCTCCTCTGTACTTTTTTTGATTAACTGCTGTTCATAATGTTCTAGTAGCACCTTGAGTAGGCTTTGAAATGTTTCTTTCTTTAGTCTGAATAGTTGATAAAATGTTAATTCCGTATAGTCATTTATCCACAAACTTATGTCAACATGTTGTCGAACATGAACTACTCTTTCTTTAATAAACAGCTTAATGAAGTTTCTCTTTGATTTACGACATAAAATCATGTATTTAATAACTTCTTCCAGATTACCGtcacataaaattaaaaaaaaaaacagcccCGTGCAACGTCCATGCTTTTGACTTGAAGCTTTGACTTTGTGCTAACCCATCtcataacctaaatttttaataaccgGTACGTTTTCGCGTTAACTCATACCACTCCGTTGGTTCATTTAACCGCTCCggtcaacaataaataatccGGTCTCTCACGAAAATAACCTTTATGTTTTTGATTAAGGTGAAGTCCACTTCGTGTTCTTTTCAAAAACTTGCATGACATTATTAAATCTTCAGCTGATTGTATTTTTTCTGTAATCAAGtacttttataataaaatttgaaaacatagCGCGTATTTATACAAGCAACCTTTAAATGGACATTTTATTTCCAACAACTTTGTGGGAACACCATTTTTGAATATAACTCCATCTGGAGTAAATCCCAGCCATGGATGTCTATTACAAATAACTAGGCCTATTTCCCGAACTTCTCCTCCTATATCCTGTATATAGGCTTCTCTAGCAGCATTTTCGAATGTAATCCCATGCTTGATGTATTTACTTCGTATTGGTTTGGGCCAAAAAAAGTcactacatttttttgtccAGTTATTCTTTCCATATGTGTATAGGGAATAAATCGGGGATCCTGTAACACGAAATTTTCTTTCTTGCTGCCatattttggatttttgtGGTGCCTCAGCTGCTTTAAATACATTTGTATcctttagattttttaatattcttttACAACATCCCCTCATATCTATTTCATGTGATACATCCAGCTcatttaacaatttattttgacGTCCATTatctaaaatgaaattttctatatttttttctactaatCATATGTGAAGTACTGCATTActtataataatgttaatgaaATCTTCACTTCCTATTGAACTTTCTACATCCACCGACTTTCTTTGCATCAACTTTCGTTCTTTTGAACTGTAATTTGTCTTAAACGTTCTCAATCTACTAGAATTCATTTATCACCTCTACTTACATGTGTTTACTTATAGCTGAATTTGGTTGGACTTGTGTTAATTCTGCTATAACCTCAGAAGCTTCATCATCAGATAGACATTTTCTTTTCACAATGATATTTCTTTTAACACAGTTCCACTGTCGGATAGGAACTGGTCTGTACCTCTTCAACACATTTTTCTTTGTGGTATTCCACCAACATTTTAAATCAGTGCTCGAGAATACTTccatttcttcaattttaaccctgaaaagaaaattgtggaaaatggcaaactaaaattaatacaacctACCTAGTACAATGGAGCAAAACTGCAGAAATATGTTTGCATCTCTGGGACAATCCAGCTTTACAAGTACAACTACTTTTTGATATGTCtaatatattaatttttttttaacaatgtaACTGTAGTTTCATGTGGTAGTCCAGTAGTTGTACCGCTGCTTTGGAGCACTAACGCGAAAACTTCAACTAAGATACTACTTTGTTCTTTTATGCCACAGGTAATTATGTGTTGTGCATTCAATACATCTTCACCTTCTATTATGCATCTGGAAGCTGGAGTGGCatccaaatatttgaataaatttgaaaGACTCAAATGGGTAATCATACAGTTTAGGTCGACAAATCTGACGCATGCGCAAATGATTGAATGTCACGCGGATTTTGCTAGCGATGTTACCAgattgttcaataacaatttattttaaatatttaaactagGTATCTACCCAAAAACAGACAATGCTTCATGCTGGACCCGTATATTTTGAATccagttttagattcactgagtttcggaaTTTCAGAGTTTCATTTGCGCATGCGTCAGATTTGTCGACCTAAACTGGGGTGCGTTCAGAAACCAAACGAAGTATTTGTTGGAGCAATGTGGAGCGATGTGATTTCGTTCCCAGAGTGTCGCTAGAGTGTCAAATGTTTTTGAACGTCTTGAGTGATTCTGTTTGGGGAATCAAGGGGAATAATATGTATAACCTCACTATTCACTATAAATAACATCACCATTAATGTACTTTAAGaatggaaaataaaacatatttaaaaCCGTTCTGACTTTTTTTGGAGCAGAACAATTGTTGCATATTCCTATATCATTTTCTGAAAGTGAGGACGATGGAAGTAGTgaggaagaagaaaaaatggttttaataGGTTGTAAAGGGAAAAAACTGAATGCTCCGATACGAATTCAGCATTACATTGAAAGGACGGTATCGGGATACACAGCGCAAGAATTTCAGCAACATTTTCGAGTGACTATAGCTGCTTATGAACATTTATTGCGAATAATTGCTCCAGAGTTACTTCGGCGTTCTCCTACAGGAAGACCTACTCTTAATGCTGAAAAGCAATTATTGTCAGTCATATGGTTACTTGCAACACCAGATTCTTATAGGTTTGTAAAATATACTTTTATAGATCTCATACCTcttaaattacaattatcGTTTCAGGTCAGTGGGTCAAATGTTTAACTTAGCAAAATCATCCCTTTCTGCAGCTTTTATCAGAGTTATTAAAGCACTCAATTCATTAGCTCCTCGAGTAATAAAATGGCCAGAAGGAGAACGTCTTAATAATATCGAAAGGAGATTTCATGCTATTGCAGGGTTAGATAATGTTATTGGGGCAATCGATGGcgcatttattgaaattaaggCACCTGCTGAAGATCCAGAATCTTATATAACACGTAAATGTAATTCTGCATTTACATTGCAAGCCATATCAGAtccattcttaaaatttacGGATGTATTTATTGGATATCCAGGATCTGTTAgcgaaacgaaaattttcaaaaattccgacgtttataataaaataagaacCCATATTGGTAACCATTTTCCTGAAGATGAATATATAATTAGAGATAAGGCCTACCCAGTTTTATCATGGTGTATTCCACTATATATCAACCGAGGAAATCTGACACCAGCTAAGGTCCATTTTAATAATGTTCAAGCAAAAACCCGCGAAGTTGTAGAAAGGTCCTTTGCTCTATTATTTGGAAGATTTAGAAGATTGAAATTTCTCGATATGAATCGCACTGATTTGATCTCTGCAACGGTCCTAGCTGCCACGGTGCTTCACAATGTATGTCTGGACTTTCAGGACCTGCTAATTGATGACTACATTTGTTTAGCCATAGGTGACATGACGTGAGAAATAATGATGAAGATGGTAATATTGTCAATGCTATTGGTGAGGAAGGCAGACTTCGACGTGACGCTATATGCCAACAATTGTATGCCAATCGCAATTagttttacaatttaaaaaaaaatctatttttagtttttcaaattattatacaggtggtcccgatataatctgccaaaaaaagtctgggttattagaaggatctaacaagtccaaaaaaccccttttcattaggtccaaaataacgGGGATAAATTAACTCCTATCCACAcacattcgacgctgctgaccacaaaaatacgtacctactcaggaattaattgttggtgtttgtaaggatgacaatatctaagcaacataggtatttacctgaatcgtttatgacaaatatcaaatccacggcctcctagattcataagagactcgtctcttatccggcctgtcgcattcgataaatgtctgtttttgaaaattccccgTATAGTATGTCCATCTAGCGACTTTAATGTGATCCATATATTAGTAtatgcaactaaaaatacgtatgaataatgacattttatataataaattgtcaatttgaaaaactaagtgcagttgaaactttaaaaaatgccacaaacaaagaaaaaatgttgtattagtTCACGACATAAAGTTAACACTTCTTATCATAATCTACCCAATGATATCACTTTAAATGCGGCATGAAAGACACTCGAAGACAGGACTGAGAGATCATATCATGAGTGCCGCAGAATATGcaagtagtaaaattttaccaagattccaaaatttaaggaccaatgtaaatatttcagtcaccttgcaagatagttctctggaaaaactagaaaaattgtcttcttTTAGTTATTTGCCaagtaccaattttcaaattgagacggcggcaacagcttttttatgtggctacttaattatgaaaataacgaCGGCAATCCATGGATGTGATTATTGCTTGTCACATTTACAAGTTTCAaaatcgaaaaagaaaatcccgTTACTGGAATGATAGAGGAAGGCTAAGTTACCCCAATGATCAATTTGTGGGTCTAGTATAGTTTGGGaatgagaaattggaattttagcttcttcacttgcatCTTGCAATGGGTTTTGGGTAGGTTATACATtatagataataatgaagatttacgactATGAGCAGTTCATTCCAGGAGGGACAAACAATCTGCATTTTACCGATACTGGGCACCCCTTTTTAGTAACTAACAGGTAGATAAACTTACCACTAttgtaaatcttcattattataatctttacaatctaccctaaacccattgcaagtgaagaaacttaaattccaatttctcgttcgcaaactatacaatttacaataatttcaataatagtagaaattctaccaagcatttcaaaggaaaatataaattttgttttgaagaatatctTGGCCTCATATCTTTCGGGAAATCCACTAATTCATTGTCCTGTTCATGGTAAAATGTGAGTGagacacttatttaaaaattagaacttcctgtcattgtaaatttttgtaacttgcactcacagacaaataacaaaaaataataaaaaagaaatttgttgaaattaaatttaccgttcataaaaaatgtttttgatttgagattttgaaaaagtgtcagATGTGTGTGTGCgttaaaactgttgaaaaatgttgaaaacacctctataaaacaatttcctgcaaggcaggcaaccagtacaacacataagccccgtattgtggcgcaccctataaaacaaaaataatgcttagaactacgaatgcggcaggccggataagagacgagtctcttatgaatctaggaggccgtgctcaaatctgacaaactaaatcaaattaatgacatttattgaaaacgctgtacactgtgtgcgttaattcacgaGCTTagttaggtacaaaagctgattttgtagactgagatgaatgagtaggtaataaataaagtcttcctcaatgtgtaaataaatgtagaggtagtgtgtgcaaaattgtggaaaaactgtgtaataagagtatcgtcttaattgtggttaaataaccaaaataatgtattgaataatagtatattgtattgcttaagcaaacgagtgtgaaatcgaattttcaacacgtggtatacacgatatttttcggacgaccacaaaaaaaacgctaatattcggtattccttcaaacttcaaatattattcgacagagctgcggacaaaacatacattggtggccatggttactacaactgtgtgcaatgatttcattgcgcacaggctagaaggtatctgattggctaaccagtttcattgcacacgggttcgctatttgcatgcaatagccaactttcaataatagttatttgtgcgaatttacgcatttttcatagtggtcgtcggaaaatttatttacactttacatatttgtactttcaactctaactgagaatatctactaagtagtgaaaggtaaactagactagaaaaattattttataataaatgttctgtgtgccttccgttggcattttagcacatttgagtacgccggtaccaattttcataaacagaatttagcatttctgggtttttacgaatctggttcgtggcgtctgttacgcgtttctggagttggccttttgtatttatttcaacttcgtttaccaaatctttcgtgtggccccaaaaattaaaatccagaggagtcaaatggaggatcggggacgctaTCGTAATGGAATCAGTCGGAACCAACCTCACGTAAATGctgatgtagctccacaaaagtacgtACAACGGGACGGTAGGATTctttcaggaaaacgctcgccgtatggtcgtcttgccggtcttgaattaccacgtgtttcgccatagagtaaatgcaaatcggcgtatgcttgttttgtgaatttcataactttttgaaggattcgcaaatttaaaattaaacttgacaaatgtcataggtgttacaggtaccgttgctaaagaaattgcagccaagtaaccagaattacctttttaaaaccaattaactcattagcgtacagcaaattttgaccagattttcaattatttttatctcgaaaacgaaaagactttcattagaaacattttttgagtatgagttctactcatcgtcac contains:
- the LOC138127742 gene encoding uncharacterized protein → MVLIGCKGKKLNAPIRIQHYIERTVSGYTAQEFQQHFRVTIAAYEHLLRIIAPELLRRSPTGRPTLNAEKQLLSVIWLLATPDSYRSVGQMFNLAKSSLSAAFIRVIKALNSLAPRVIKWPEGERLNNIERRFHAIAGLDNVIGAIDGAFIEIKAPAEDPESYITRKCNSAFTLQAISDPFLKFTDVFIGYPGSVSETKIFKNSDVYNKIRTHIGNHFPEDEYIIRDKAYPVLSWCIPLYINRGNLTPAKVHFNNVQAKTREVVERSFALLFGRFRRLKFLDMNRTDLISATVLAATVLHNVCLDFQDLLIDDYICLAIGDMT